The genomic interval CCGCATTCGCGGAGTTCGCCTGTCGGTGATCGAGCGGGTCGAGGAAGTGCCGGCATCGAGCCTGTTCGAAAGCGCGGGACGGGTGCAGTTCCAGATCGGCGACGAGATATTCCCCGTTCACGCCGCGGCGGCGCCGGGGGGCGAGGGAACGCAGAAGCTGCTTCGCCTCCACGATGGCCGGGCGGTGCTCTGCTATCCGATCGCCGAGGTGATCGACATCGTCCGCCTGCCCGACGCGGTGCAGCCGTCGGTGGCGCCGGGACTGATCGCGGGTGTCGTGCTCGTCGGCGGCGATCCGGTCGAGCTCATCGATCCCTTCTGGCTGATGGAGCAATATGCCGCGGGCGCGGCCGCTGCGCCGGCCTCGCGCCAGCCGCTCTGCCGCCTCGCCGACGATCGCGACGGCTGGGGCGACAATTTCCTTGCGCCGATCCTGCGCGGCGCGGGTTATCGGGTGATCGCGGACGGCGATCCGTCGGACGAAGCGCCCGACCTGCTGCTCTGCCTCACGGACGAGGGCGAGGTTTGCTCGCATGGCGATGGCGGCGTGCCGGTGATCCGGCTGCGCGCGTCGATCGCGGCGAAGGGGCCGGAGGACGAAAGCGTCTATCGCTACGATCGCCAGGCGCTGCTCGACGCGATGCGTCGCCGTGTCGGGGGAGAAGGCGCATGATGGAAAAACTCTATCTCGTCGCGCGCATCGCCGACACGCGCGTCGCGCTGCGCAGCCGCGCGATCCATTCGGTCGTCACCGTCGGCACGCCGGTCGAGGTGCCCGGCGCGCCGCCGCATGTCGCGGGCCTTTTCGCGCTGCGCAGCCGCGTTTTCACCCTCATCGATCCGCATGTCGTCATCGGCCTTGCCGCGGTGCCCGTCGCGCCAGGTCAGCGGGTGATCGTCGTCGAGGTCGCCGAACATGGCTATGCGCTGCTCGCCGACGAGATCGAGGATGTCTGTTTCATCGAAGCGCCCGAGACGCGCATCGCCGGAAAGCTGCTTCCCGGCTGGGCGCGCGTCGCCGACGCGATGATCGAATATCGGGGCGCGTCGCTGCTCGTCGTCGACCCGTCCAACTTTATCACGCTGCCGGGCTTAAAGGCGGCATGAATCTGGCCGTTCATTAACGGGCTGCACACGCCTTGGCGGTAAACATCCCAATTCCCGGGGGTCGGAGTTAATTGCATGTCGAAATCTTGTCTGGTCGTCGATGACAGCAAAGTCATTCGCAAGGTCGCGCGCCATATCCTTGAAAGCATGGCCTTTGCCGTCGAGGAGGCGGCCGACGGGCAGGAGGCGTTGACCTTTTGCCGCGCCAACCGGCCCGACGTCATCCTGCTCGACTGGAACATGCCGGTGATGAGCGGAATGGAATTCCTCGGCGCGTTCAACGATCTCGATTACGGGCATGAGGAACGGCCGCGCGTCGTCTTCTGCACCACCGAGAACAGCATCGACCATATCCGCGCCGCGATCGAGGCGGGCGCCGACGAATATGTGATGAAGCCGTTCGACCGCGAAACGCTGGAAGGAAAATTGCAGCTCGTCGGCATCGCCTGAATTCGGAAACCCGGCGCGTGGCCCAACCGCAACCCTCGATACCGGACGCAGAACCAACCGCACGCACCGTGCGCGTGATGCTCGTCGACGACAGCCTCGTCGTCCGCAGCATCCTCGAGCGGATCGTCGACCAGCGCGCGGGGCTCAAGATCTGCGCCT from uncultured Sphingopyxis sp. carries:
- a CDS encoding chemotaxis protein CheW, producing the protein MMEKLYLVARIADTRVALRSRAIHSVVTVGTPVEVPGAPPHVAGLFALRSRVFTLIDPHVVIGLAAVPVAPGQRVIVVEVAEHGYALLADEIEDVCFIEAPETRIAGKLLPGWARVADAMIEYRGASLLVVDPSNFITLPGLKAA
- a CDS encoding response regulator gives rise to the protein MSKSCLVVDDSKVIRKVARHILESMAFAVEEAADGQEALTFCRANRPDVILLDWNMPVMSGMEFLGAFNDLDYGHEERPRVVFCTTENSIDHIRAAIEAGADEYVMKPFDRETLEGKLQLVGIA